Proteins encoded together in one Lentisphaerota bacterium window:
- a CDS encoding DeoR/GlpR transcriptional regulator has protein sequence MIEAERHNRIHHQLRRHGVLSQEAAVRLTGASPATIRRDFDKLAGQHGVIRVHGGLRLPPAFHDTPFASREIRNAAAKSAIARRAVKLLREGDVIVIDGGTTTFQLAACLPRMKLRIITNSIRLAAALDERSADAGWEVFLTGGLLYPQSGLLVGPVAQNNLAQYHAHWAFLSVGGITQDGVFNTNEQVVESEKVMISHADQVVILADHSKIGSRAMCLICPLASIDALLTDRPPPAPMHRALRRAGVDVLVGGR, from the coding sequence ATGATCGAAGCCGAACGACACAACCGGATTCATCATCAGCTGCGTCGGCACGGCGTTCTGTCTCAGGAAGCTGCGGTACGTCTCACCGGGGCCAGTCCGGCCACCATCCGTCGCGATTTCGACAAACTGGCCGGACAGCACGGCGTGATCCGCGTGCACGGTGGGCTGCGCCTGCCGCCCGCCTTCCACGACACCCCCTTTGCCAGCCGCGAGATCCGCAACGCTGCGGCTAAGAGCGCCATTGCCCGGCGCGCCGTCAAACTGCTGCGGGAAGGCGACGTGATCGTCATCGACGGCGGCACCACGACCTTTCAACTGGCGGCGTGCCTGCCGCGCATGAAGCTCCGGATCATCACCAATTCCATCCGCCTGGCTGCCGCACTCGACGAACGTTCAGCCGACGCGGGCTGGGAGGTCTTTCTGACCGGCGGACTGCTCTACCCGCAATCCGGCCTGCTGGTCGGCCCGGTTGCGCAGAACAACCTGGCCCAGTACCATGCGCATTGGGCGTTTCTCTCCGTCGGCGGGATCACCCAGGACGGCGTGTTCAATACCAACGAACAGGTCGTGGAATCCGAGAAGGTCATGATTTCGCATGCCGACCAGGTGGTGATCTTGGCGGATCACTCCAAGATCGGCAGCCGGGCCATGTGCCTGATCTGCCCGCTCGCATCCATCGACGCCCTTTTGACCGACCGTCCTCCGCCCGCGCCCATGCACCGCGCCCTGCGCCGCGCGGGCGTCGACGTGCTCGTCGGCGGCCGGTGA